A single window of Verrucomicrobiia bacterium DNA harbors:
- the lpdA gene encoding dihydrolipoyl dehydrogenase produces MDPIKTEIVVIGGGPGGYAAAFYAADLGKKVILVEQDKNLGGVCLNRGCIPSKALLHATHALSLAKESEHRGITFGQPAVDLDKLRVWKNSILTKLTGGVSQLAKMRGVEVWHGRGYFESSTSLRVETNEGQKFITYDQAILAVGSKSAMPKAFDLGNPRVMTSREALEVPDIPENMLVVGGGYIGMELGTVYASLGSKVVLVEALDGILLGADPDLARPVVAYANKNFKEVRLKTKVGKMSTVGKQIKVEMEMEGKKLEELFDRVLVAVGRTPNCQDLGLENTKVQRDDKGFVKVNSKQQTDDPAIYAIGDVAGGVLLAHKASREGRVAVEVIMGEDTVFGDVVIPAVVFTDPEIAWCGLTEMDAKQKGINVAVAKFPWAASGRALSFDRTDGLTKLVIDPESERILGVGIVGAGAGELIAEGVLAVEMGATAKDLALSVHPHPTLSETLMEAAEVFYGHATHTFARKKPQAAPPAQA; encoded by the coding sequence ATGGATCCCATTAAAACGGAAATCGTAGTGATTGGCGGCGGCCCTGGCGGGTATGCCGCGGCTTTTTACGCAGCTGATCTCGGCAAGAAGGTGATCCTGGTGGAACAGGACAAAAACCTCGGCGGTGTCTGCCTTAACCGCGGGTGCATCCCTTCCAAGGCGTTGCTGCATGCCACGCATGCCCTTTCGCTCGCGAAGGAATCCGAACATCGTGGCATCACATTCGGCCAGCCCGCAGTGGATCTCGACAAGCTGCGCGTCTGGAAAAATTCCATCCTCACCAAGCTGACGGGGGGCGTGTCGCAGCTCGCCAAAATGCGCGGCGTTGAAGTCTGGCATGGGCGTGGTTACTTCGAAAGTTCGACAAGCCTGCGCGTCGAAACGAACGAGGGACAGAAGTTCATTACGTACGACCAGGCCATCCTTGCAGTGGGCTCCAAGTCCGCGATGCCAAAGGCGTTTGATCTCGGAAATCCCCGCGTGATGACCTCTCGCGAAGCCCTGGAAGTGCCTGACATTCCCGAGAACATGCTTGTGGTTGGCGGCGGCTATATCGGGATGGAATTGGGCACGGTTTACGCCAGCCTTGGCAGCAAGGTGGTGCTGGTTGAAGCGCTCGACGGTATCTTGCTCGGCGCCGATCCCGACCTGGCCCGCCCGGTCGTTGCTTACGCCAACAAGAATTTCAAGGAAGTCCGCCTGAAGACCAAGGTCGGAAAAATGTCCACGGTCGGAAAGCAGATCAAAGTGGAGATGGAAATGGAAGGCAAGAAGCTTGAGGAGCTGTTTGATCGCGTGCTTGTCGCGGTGGGCCGCACGCCGAATTGCCAGGACCTCGGCCTCGAAAACACCAAGGTGCAGCGCGATGACAAGGGGTTCGTCAAGGTGAACTCGAAACAGCAGACCGACGACCCCGCGATCTACGCCATCGGCGACGTCGCGGGCGGTGTGCTTCTCGCCCACAAGGCGTCTCGGGAAGGTCGCGTGGCCGTTGAAGTCATCATGGGCGAGGACACCGTGTTTGGAGATGTCGTAATTCCCGCCGTGGTGTTCACGGATCCGGAAATTGCCTGGTGCGGGTTAACGGAAATGGATGCGAAACAAAAGGGCATCAACGTGGCAGTGGCCAAATTCCCATGGGCCGCATCAGGGCGCGCACTATCGTTCGACCGTACCGATGGACTGACCAAGCTCGTCATCGATCCTGAGAGCGAACGCATTCTGGGCGTTGGGATTGTGGGCGCGGGTGCGGGCGAATTGATCGCGGAAGGCGTCCTTGCCGTGGAAATGGGCGCGACGGCCAAGGATCTGGCCTTGTCGGTGCATCCGCATCCCACGCTTTCCGAGACGCTTATGGAAGCAGCGGAAGTGTTTTACGGACATGCGACGCACACGTTTGCGCGCAAGAAGCCGCAAGCCGCCCCGCCGGCGCAGGCTTAA
- a CDS encoding DUF1326 domain-containing protein — MKSFLIPVILCLGLVSLHATDAPRGTVLELHSCELYAGGCTVSAEATQAGRYLLRAWDFTSGKSEGVALKGLKVAVLQSSTENQAAAGARTGKAVVYLPKSASAKQRKALLAWVQARPDFKPESVSTRTEPLSFDRDGTGYRLVVGKRVALQTKPLEACDARSCGEELWYEPRTQTDVFTVAVNRASNVSEPLLQLTWKDSAQRSVFLGRFGESSPRRDLFVSMNEFCGTSL, encoded by the coding sequence ATGAAATCTTTTCTAATTCCCGTCATCCTTTGCCTTGGCCTTGTTTCGCTGCATGCCACGGACGCGCCGCGAGGCACTGTCCTTGAACTGCATTCGTGCGAGCTTTACGCCGGCGGCTGCACGGTATCGGCCGAAGCCACCCAGGCTGGCCGCTACCTTCTGCGCGCCTGGGATTTCACTTCAGGCAAGAGCGAGGGTGTTGCGTTGAAAGGTTTGAAAGTCGCGGTGCTGCAATCGTCGACTGAAAACCAGGCGGCAGCGGGTGCGCGCACGGGTAAAGCCGTCGTTTACCTGCCGAAGTCCGCGAGTGCCAAGCAGCGAAAAGCACTGCTCGCGTGGGTGCAGGCCCGCCCCGACTTCAAACCAGAGAGCGTTTCGACCCGCACGGAACCGTTGAGCTTTGATCGCGATGGTACCGGGTATCGGTTGGTGGTCGGAAAACGCGTCGCCTTGCAGACCAAGCCGCTGGAAGCGTGTGACGCGCGCTCATGTGGCGAAGAACTCTGGTATGAACCTCGCACGCAGACCGATGTGTTCACAGTCGCGGTGAATCGGGCGTCAAATGTTTCCGAACCCCTGCTGCAATTGACCTGGAAAGACTCCGCGCAACGCAGCGTGTTCCTGGGACGTTTTGGGGAGAGCTCTCCGCGCCGCGACCTGTTCGTCAGCATGAACGAGTTCTGCGGAACCAGCCTCTGA
- a CDS encoding YkgJ family cysteine cluster protein: MPCNEASGLNALCLECGLCCNGVIFANGELRSQAEAGRAQALGLALVRRKNGSDGPIRFRQPCAALNGCACTVYPGRPKYCREFQCLLFQKTARGDVTLDKAMALTQSARKRVARITRLLALLGDTRPDLPLMARFRRVQNSAERSPMQREAAVQFSELSLEMHQLNLLLGREFYPG; this comes from the coding sequence ATGCCCTGTAATGAAGCTTCAGGCTTGAATGCACTCTGCCTTGAATGTGGCCTCTGCTGCAATGGAGTCATCTTTGCAAATGGCGAGCTCCGTTCTCAGGCTGAAGCCGGCCGCGCACAGGCACTCGGCCTGGCATTGGTGCGCCGCAAGAATGGCTCTGACGGGCCGATCCGCTTTCGCCAACCCTGCGCGGCGCTGAATGGCTGCGCTTGCACGGTTTACCCCGGCCGTCCGAAATACTGCCGCGAATTCCAATGCCTGCTGTTCCAGAAGACTGCCCGCGGTGACGTCACGTTGGATAAAGCGATGGCCCTCACCCAGTCGGCTCGAAAACGCGTGGCGCGCATCACCCGGCTGCTGGCATTGCTGGGCGATACCCGTCCGGATCTTCCCCTGATGGCGAGATTCCGGCGGGTGCAGAACAGCGCCGAGCGCAGCCCAATGCAGCGAGAAGCGGCTGTCCAATTTTCCGAACTCAGCCTCGAAATGCACCAGCTGAATCTCCTGCTGGGCCGCGAGTTCTATCCCGGCTGA
- a CDS encoding WYL domain-containing protein, producing MVRIHQAIQSGKFPNASRLAADLEVSTKSIHRDIEFMRDRLQLPIEYDATRFGYHYTEEVNSFPTLQITEGELFALVLAEKALQQYRGTNFEKPLLSAIRKMEQSLPDTISLNLADLEQTISFRTRAEQILDLNVFDALAKATARRQQIRVRYRKPGRRDVEERLLDPYHLANINGEWYLFAYDHLRNDLRTFAPSRILGVEMTGKVFQRVQKFSLEKRLRDSFGVHSGEGRFQVVIRFNERVADYVREKKWHDSQQLSEIQGGGVELRLTLSGLSEVQRWVLSWGGDAIVLEPPELVNAIRDAAEKILQGRG from the coding sequence ATGGTCCGGATCCACCAGGCGATCCAATCAGGGAAATTCCCGAACGCCTCCCGCCTCGCCGCCGACCTTGAAGTCAGCACGAAATCGATTCATCGCGACATCGAATTCATGCGCGACCGGCTTCAACTCCCGATCGAGTATGACGCCACGCGTTTCGGATATCATTACACCGAGGAGGTAAACAGTTTCCCCACGCTGCAAATTACCGAGGGGGAACTGTTCGCGCTCGTGCTTGCGGAAAAGGCATTGCAGCAATATCGGGGAACCAACTTCGAGAAGCCTCTGCTGAGCGCGATTCGCAAGATGGAGCAATCGCTGCCCGACACGATCTCGTTGAACCTTGCCGACCTTGAGCAGACGATTTCCTTCCGCACGCGCGCGGAACAAATCCTGGACTTGAATGTCTTCGACGCCCTCGCAAAGGCCACGGCCCGCCGCCAGCAGATTCGCGTGCGGTATCGAAAGCCTGGGCGGCGCGATGTCGAGGAGCGGTTGCTGGACCCCTATCATCTGGCGAACATCAATGGCGAATGGTACCTGTTCGCCTACGATCATTTGCGGAATGACCTCCGCACCTTTGCTCCTTCACGGATTCTCGGTGTCGAGATGACAGGAAAGGTTTTCCAGCGGGTGCAGAAGTTCTCCCTCGAGAAGCGATTGCGCGACAGCTTTGGCGTTCATTCGGGTGAGGGACGATTTCAGGTGGTGATTCGGTTCAACGAGCGTGTGGCGGATTACGTGCGGGAAAAGAAGTGGCACGACTCGCAACAGCTTTCGGAAATCCAGGGCGGAGGCGTTGAATTGCGACTGACCTTGTCAGGCCTCTCCGAAGTTCAACGCTGGGTGCTGAGCTGGGGCGGCGACGCGATCGTTCTTGAACCGCCGGAACTCGTGAACGCCATTCGCGACGCAGCTGAAAAGATCCTGCAGGGCCGCGGCTGA
- a CDS encoding alpha/beta hydrolase, with translation MTEKLQIRIHGPAAAKTLIYLPGLHGDWTLIGGFRNALRNRVRFVETTYPRTLAWSLDDYAAGIEAGLESAGITSGWLLGESFASQVVWALAARKRFNIEGIVLAGGFVRYPIRAGVQLVEWIGGRISLRLIVAVLFGYSKIARWRFRNSPATAASIQEFIDRRTELDRQAAMHRLRLIAANNPCAVASKTQIPVYAISGFMDPVVPWFFVRRWLRRNCPAFKEYRVVRGADHNVLSTAPRPSTEQILRWMQVERSVENPASRGT, from the coding sequence TTGACCGAGAAACTCCAAATCCGCATTCATGGTCCCGCCGCCGCGAAGACCCTGATTTATCTTCCGGGGCTCCACGGGGATTGGACCCTTATCGGCGGATTTCGCAACGCACTGCGGAATCGCGTCCGCTTTGTTGAAACGACTTATCCGCGGACGCTTGCGTGGTCGCTGGATGATTACGCGGCGGGGATTGAAGCCGGACTTGAATCAGCGGGAATAACAAGCGGATGGCTGCTCGGCGAATCGTTCGCCTCGCAGGTGGTGTGGGCTCTCGCCGCCCGGAAACGTTTCAACATCGAAGGCATCGTCCTGGCGGGCGGATTTGTCCGTTATCCCATTCGCGCGGGCGTGCAGCTGGTTGAATGGATCGGGGGGCGCATTTCGCTGCGGTTGATCGTCGCCGTCCTTTTCGGCTATTCCAAAATCGCGCGCTGGCGGTTTCGCAATTCACCCGCCACGGCCGCCAGCATCCAGGAGTTTATCGATCGCCGCACTGAACTCGACCGCCAGGCTGCGATGCATCGGCTGCGGCTCATTGCCGCGAACAACCCCTGCGCCGTTGCATCCAAAACGCAGATCCCAGTCTACGCGATCAGCGGCTTCATGGATCCGGTGGTTCCCTGGTTCTTCGTGCGGCGATGGCTTCGCAGGAATTGCCCCGCCTTCAAGGAATACCGGGTTGTGCGCGGTGCCGATCATAATGTTCTCAGCACAGCGCCAAGGCCTTCCACGGAACAGATACTCCGCTGGATGCAAGTGGAGAGATCGGTCGAAAATCCCGCCTCGCGGGGAACTTAA
- a CDS encoding DUF2071 domain-containing protein: MKTQTDLDRLAMRTRPEGSPIMHQTWQNLLFLHWPIDPALLRPLIPERLEIDTYDGKAWIGVTPFAMTDVHLTSLPPIPGLDSLLELNVRTYVHHDGKPGVWFFSLDASKLIPAMAARILFMLPYYKADMQFTQQESEMHFSSRRVIGREARFDARWRTGIQLRDPDIDSLAFFLVERYCLFAGSDESLAITRIYHHPWILDEVLGLEQQSTMIAALDLPEPSDAPLAHFSRSLSVDIWEPLSLA; encoded by the coding sequence ATGAAGACGCAAACAGATTTGGATCGGTTGGCTATGCGCACGAGACCGGAGGGCTCGCCCATAATGCACCAAACCTGGCAGAACCTGCTGTTTCTGCACTGGCCAATCGATCCGGCATTATTGCGGCCGCTCATTCCCGAGCGGCTCGAGATCGATACGTATGACGGCAAGGCATGGATCGGGGTGACCCCGTTTGCCATGACGGATGTTCACCTCACCAGCCTGCCGCCGATTCCGGGATTGGATTCGCTGCTCGAACTAAATGTGCGCACCTACGTGCATCACGACGGAAAGCCCGGCGTCTGGTTTTTCTCGCTCGACGCTTCGAAGCTGATTCCTGCGATGGCGGCGCGCATCCTTTTCATGCTTCCGTACTACAAGGCTGACATGCAGTTCACGCAGCAGGAATCCGAGATGCATTTCTCCTCACGCCGCGTCATTGGGCGCGAGGCGCGATTCGATGCGCGCTGGCGCACGGGAATCCAGCTGCGGGATCCTGACATCGACTCGCTCGCGTTCTTCCTTGTGGAACGCTACTGCCTCTTTGCGGGCAGCGATGAGAGCCTTGCGATCACGCGCATCTATCATCATCCATGGATTCTTGACGAGGTTTTGGGGTTGGAACAGCAGTCGACGATGATTGCGGCGCTCGACCTTCCCGAGCCTTCCGACGCGCCCCTGGCTCACTTCTCCCGATCGTTAAGTGTTGATATCTGGGAGCCGCTGTCGCTTGCTTGA
- a CDS encoding cyclic peptide export ABC transporter — protein sequence MKLLRFIWVNCRGMMVLTTIAAAVSGACNAGLIALVNIALTGPARAATFIVGAFIAVGVGKLASNFYAQAMLARYSQGVVADLRRSLVRKVLTVPLRALEEVGTPRVLVALTDDVNSITNALLAVPIVTVNVAILLGGAAYLGWLSWQVLLGVCVMIVLGGIGYRLIMTSAFHHLHLAREQEDTLYGHFRALTEGIKELKLHRNRRNAFLLDDVQNTTAAYQRHTVAAEMRFIVSQNWTHLLYFALIGLILFLLPTLVPMTRETLTGYVVTTLYLMGPLSGAISSISLFGRANVALQKIESVGISLAEKSTEVCPLEKSAPPRDFKKLELCNIVHTYRHEKDDSQFTLGPINVRFHPGELVFLVGGNGSGKSTLAKIITGLYIPEAGEIRLDGIPVTDQNRDDYRQVFSAIFSDFYLFDKLIGIGSDERDNRAAEYLEQLHLSHKVKVTNGTLSTTSLSQGQRKRLALMTAYLEDRPFYLFDEWAADQDPHFKNVFYTQLLPELKARGKTVLVISHDDKYFHVADRVIKLDYGKLDVQPQLPETRLENLLQAAELKG from the coding sequence ATGAAACTGCTCCGATTCATCTGGGTTAACTGTCGCGGAATGATGGTGCTTACCACCATCGCTGCTGCCGTCAGCGGCGCCTGTAATGCCGGGCTCATCGCCCTGGTCAACATCGCACTGACCGGGCCAGCCCGGGCGGCCACGTTCATCGTCGGCGCATTTATCGCCGTCGGCGTCGGGAAACTGGCGAGCAACTTTTACGCGCAGGCGATGCTTGCCAGGTATTCGCAGGGAGTGGTCGCCGATTTGCGGCGGAGTCTTGTGCGCAAGGTCCTGACTGTGCCGCTCCGCGCGCTCGAGGAAGTCGGCACGCCGCGCGTTCTCGTTGCCCTCACGGACGACGTCAACAGCATCACGAACGCGCTGCTCGCCGTTCCCATCGTCACGGTCAACGTCGCGATCCTGCTCGGCGGTGCGGCGTATCTCGGCTGGCTTTCATGGCAGGTGTTGCTGGGTGTCTGCGTGATGATTGTCCTGGGCGGAATTGGCTACCGCCTGATCATGACCAGCGCGTTCCATCACCTGCACCTCGCGCGCGAACAGGAGGACACCTTGTATGGTCACTTCCGAGCGCTCACCGAAGGCATCAAGGAGTTGAAGCTGCATCGCAACCGCCGCAACGCGTTCCTGCTGGATGACGTCCAAAACACCACCGCGGCTTACCAGCGCCATACCGTGGCCGCCGAGATGCGGTTCATTGTGTCGCAGAACTGGACCCATCTGCTCTACTTCGCGCTCATCGGCCTGATCCTCTTCCTGCTGCCCACCCTCGTGCCCATGACGCGGGAAACCCTGACGGGTTACGTCGTCACGACGCTCTACCTCATGGGGCCGTTGTCGGGCGCGATCAGCAGCATATCGCTATTTGGGCGTGCCAATGTTGCATTGCAGAAGATCGAGTCGGTGGGGATTTCGCTCGCGGAGAAATCGACCGAGGTTTGCCCGCTTGAGAAATCAGCGCCGCCCCGCGATTTCAAGAAGCTGGAACTGTGCAACATCGTGCATACCTATCGCCACGAAAAGGACGACAGCCAGTTCACGCTTGGACCCATCAACGTGCGCTTCCATCCAGGCGAACTGGTCTTCCTTGTTGGCGGCAATGGCAGCGGGAAATCGACGCTCGCCAAGATCATCACGGGCCTCTACATCCCGGAAGCAGGTGAAATCAGGCTGGATGGAATTCCCGTCACGGATCAAAACCGCGACGATTACCGCCAGGTGTTCTCCGCGATTTTTTCTGACTTCTACCTGTTCGACAAGCTGATTGGGATCGGTTCTGATGAGCGCGACAATCGCGCCGCCGAATACCTGGAGCAACTGCACCTCAGCCACAAGGTCAAGGTAACCAATGGCACCCTCTCCACCACGTCGCTGTCACAGGGACAGCGCAAGCGGCTGGCTCTGATGACGGCCTATCTTGAGGACCGCCCCTTCTATCTGTTTGACGAATGGGCGGCCGACCAGGATCCCCATTTCAAGAACGTTTTTTACACACAACTGCTGCCTGAGTTAAAGGCGCGCGGGAAAACCGTCCTCGTGATTTCCCACGATGACAAATATTTCCACGTTGCGGACCGGGTCATCAAACTCGACTACGGCAAACTGGACGTTCAACCGCAGCTCCCCGAGACGCGGCTGGAGAATCTGCTCCAGGCGGCTGAACTCAAAGGTTAA